From the Streptomyces nigrescens genome, one window contains:
- a CDS encoding LLM class F420-dependent oxidoreductase: MPLQRPFRFGVNMFVPGSRREWSAKCRRAEELGFDVVGVADHLEFSAPFPAMVLAAEMTERVRLSTFVLNTPFYNPVLLARDVASTDQFIDGRMELGLGAGYVKAEFDTAGIPFPSGGRRVEQLEQTVITLRRLFEDTEYQPRPAQPSGPPLLIGGWGDRLLRLAAAHADIIALTGGWANTTGDVLQLAGAAQTEERVAYVRGLLGDRADAVELNLMVQQVIPPAERTAVPDRFEPLPPDAERGSEEPPSVLSGTPADMAQQIKERRERYGFTYFTVMEYNMENFAPVIAALR, from the coding sequence ATGCCTTTACAGCGCCCCTTCCGCTTCGGTGTCAACATGTTCGTTCCCGGTTCGCGACGCGAGTGGAGCGCGAAGTGCCGCAGAGCTGAGGAACTCGGTTTCGATGTAGTCGGAGTGGCTGATCACCTGGAGTTCTCCGCGCCGTTTCCAGCAATGGTGCTCGCAGCCGAAATGACCGAACGGGTACGGCTGAGTACGTTCGTGTTGAACACACCGTTCTACAACCCCGTCCTTCTCGCGCGTGACGTGGCGAGCACCGACCAATTCATCGACGGGCGTATGGAACTCGGGCTCGGCGCAGGCTACGTGAAGGCCGAGTTCGACACCGCGGGGATACCGTTCCCCAGCGGTGGAAGGCGGGTCGAACAGCTGGAACAGACTGTCATCACGTTGCGTCGTCTCTTTGAGGACACGGAATATCAGCCGCGTCCGGCCCAACCGTCCGGGCCACCACTGCTGATTGGGGGCTGGGGCGACCGGCTGCTGCGGCTGGCCGCCGCGCACGCCGACATCATCGCCCTCACCGGAGGCTGGGCCAACACCACCGGTGATGTACTCCAGCTGGCCGGAGCCGCGCAGACGGAAGAACGGGTCGCCTACGTGCGCGGACTGCTCGGTGACCGCGCCGACGCCGTGGAGCTGAATCTCATGGTGCAACAGGTGATTCCGCCCGCCGAACGCACCGCGGTACCCGACAGGTTCGAGCCGTTGCCGCCCGACGCCGAGCGCGGCTCCGAGGAGCCGCCCAGTGTGTTGTCGGGGACCCCGGCGGATATGGCACAACAAATCAAGGAACGCCGCGAACGCTACGGCTTCACCTACTTCACGGTCATGGAATACAACATGGAGAACTTCGCGCCAGTCATCGCCGCACTGCGCTGA
- a CDS encoding aldehyde dehydrogenase family protein yields the protein MLSLDVLGPGGPYRSRRQETIRDLFGNQVATLSLAPSLYITRAIKALRRAPALSVDARIAAFAQAGRAFATQSIAGLTPEEYQHTVSTVTGIPITVVRNATDEIARAAEQIHHTVENARPAAAVGSWRDPRAQGGAAVWTRRGEVFAVHAAGNHPAVHQGWFDALALGYRVAVRPSRREPFTPHRLITALREAGFGDEGIAFLPTDHHVADDILRHADLGMVYGGADVVGKYAGDGRILPQGPGRSKILITAETEWEPIVDTIVESISSGGGVGCVNATGVLVEGDPSPVAAAIAERLAALPSLPATDERAVLPVMPVGPARRWDGALRQRAAGTKAWLGGDGIADDLGDGSAVLRPAVHQLDSPFAEQLGMELGFPCAWVAPWDRDAGIRPLRDTLVLTAVTTDEDLIDALVAEPTIANVYVGDHPTPWMEHGLPHDGYLAEFLMRTKTIRR from the coding sequence ATGTTGTCCCTGGACGTTCTCGGCCCCGGCGGCCCCTATCGGTCCCGGCGCCAGGAGACCATTCGAGATCTTTTCGGAAACCAGGTCGCGACACTGAGTCTCGCGCCCTCGCTCTACATCACCCGCGCGATAAAGGCCCTGCGCCGAGCGCCGGCGCTATCGGTCGACGCACGGATCGCGGCGTTCGCACAGGCGGGCCGGGCTTTCGCCACGCAGTCGATCGCGGGGCTGACGCCGGAGGAATACCAGCACACCGTCAGCACGGTCACCGGGATACCGATCACGGTGGTGCGCAATGCCACCGACGAAATCGCGCGGGCCGCCGAGCAGATCCACCACACCGTGGAGAACGCGCGGCCGGCTGCCGCGGTCGGCTCGTGGCGCGATCCGCGGGCTCAGGGCGGTGCGGCGGTGTGGACCCGGCGCGGTGAGGTGTTCGCCGTCCATGCGGCGGGCAATCACCCTGCGGTGCACCAGGGTTGGTTCGATGCCCTCGCGCTCGGCTATCGCGTTGCCGTGCGTCCGTCCCGTCGTGAGCCGTTCACCCCACATCGGCTGATCACTGCCCTGCGCGAGGCCGGTTTCGGCGACGAGGGAATCGCTTTTCTGCCCACCGACCACCACGTGGCCGACGACATCCTCCGGCACGCCGACTTGGGAATGGTGTACGGCGGTGCGGATGTCGTGGGCAAATACGCGGGCGACGGACGCATTCTGCCGCAGGGCCCCGGGCGCTCCAAGATCCTCATCACCGCCGAAACCGAGTGGGAGCCGATCGTCGACACCATCGTGGAGTCGATCAGCAGTGGTGGGGGCGTCGGTTGCGTCAACGCCACCGGCGTACTGGTCGAGGGCGACCCTTCCCCCGTGGCCGCGGCGATCGCCGAACGCCTCGCCGCCCTGCCCAGCCTGCCCGCGACGGACGAACGCGCAGTCCTGCCCGTGATGCCCGTCGGTCCCGCCCGTCGGTGGGACGGGGCTCTGCGGCAGCGGGCAGCGGGCACCAAGGCGTGGCTCGGCGGTGACGGTATCGCCGACGATCTCGGCGATGGTTCCGCGGTGCTCCGGCCGGCGGTGCACCAGCTCGACAGCCCGTTCGCCGAACAGCTCGGGATGGAGTTGGGCTTCCCCTGTGCGTGGGTCGCACCGTGGGACCGCGACGCCGGGATCCGGCCGCTGCGCGACACCCTCGTCCTCACTGCCGTCACCACCGACGAGGACCTGATCGACGCATTGGTGGCCGAGCCGACCATCGCCAACGTCTACGTCGGTGACCATCCGACACCGTGGATGGAGCACGGACTGCCGCACGACGGCTACCTCGCTGAATTCCTCATGCGCACCAAGACAATTCGACGCTGA
- a CDS encoding AMP-binding protein: MVEHAGGEFVREMMRWHFSPETGSPFWLKRAKNLDFDPLTDVRHFDDLGLFPNVVDELRDIGVRELIPRGYGDEHGVAVYESGGTTGQPKRVAYAAEWQRGNVEWFSERLDAHGVPRNVDWLSAVPTGPHNVGAMAVDTAMIRGGLNFSIDLDPRWVKKLLAQGRTDVADAYTDHLIEQVGHILAAQDVGVLFATPPMLERLAQHDDLVELVNRKVRAIIWGGTHLDADTRDLLRDEVFGNAKFVGGYGGTMMLGTSVERPGLGDDEPCVFDSFAPYTTFRVIDPDTGQVVPYGERGQIVVHHMSRTALLVNNIERDYATRIAPVDGGFGDAVADVAPVASFGDTKVIEGVY, translated from the coding sequence ATGGTCGAGCACGCTGGCGGAGAGTTCGTTCGGGAGATGATGCGGTGGCACTTCAGTCCGGAGACCGGGTCACCGTTCTGGCTGAAACGGGCCAAGAACCTCGACTTCGATCCGCTGACCGATGTCCGCCATTTCGACGATCTCGGCTTGTTTCCCAATGTGGTGGACGAGCTGCGCGATATCGGCGTCCGTGAGCTGATTCCTCGTGGCTACGGTGACGAGCACGGGGTGGCCGTCTACGAAAGCGGCGGTACCACAGGCCAGCCCAAGCGAGTGGCGTACGCCGCGGAGTGGCAGCGGGGCAACGTCGAATGGTTCAGTGAGCGACTGGATGCTCACGGCGTACCTCGAAATGTCGACTGGCTGAGTGCGGTTCCCACCGGGCCGCACAACGTCGGAGCAATGGCGGTCGACACCGCGATGATTCGAGGTGGGCTGAACTTCAGCATCGATCTGGACCCGCGATGGGTGAAGAAGCTGCTCGCACAGGGCCGGACGGACGTGGCCGACGCCTACACCGATCACCTCATCGAACAGGTCGGCCACATCCTGGCCGCCCAGGATGTGGGCGTCCTCTTCGCCACCCCGCCGATGCTGGAGCGCCTCGCGCAGCACGACGATCTGGTCGAGTTGGTGAACCGGAAGGTTCGCGCGATCATCTGGGGCGGTACCCATCTGGACGCCGACACCCGGGATCTGCTGCGCGACGAGGTGTTCGGAAACGCCAAGTTCGTCGGCGGGTACGGCGGCACGATGATGCTGGGGACATCGGTGGAGCGCCCCGGCCTCGGCGACGACGAGCCGTGCGTGTTCGACTCCTTCGCTCCGTACACCACATTCCGGGTGATCGACCCCGACACCGGCCAGGTGGTGCCCTACGGCGAGCGCGGGCAGATAGTCGTGCATCACATGAGCCGAACTGCCCTGCTGGTCAACAACATCGAGCGGGACTACGCAACCCGGATCGCACCGGTGGACGGCGGCTTCGGTGATGCGGTCGCGGACGTCGCACCCGTGGCGTCCTTCGGCGATACGAAGGTGATCGAGGGCGTGTACTGA
- a CDS encoding NAD(P)/FAD-dependent oxidoreductase codes for MNQLPERTDAVVIGGGVIGSSIACRLAEAGVGTVLLERGALGSGSSGTTAGVVRTYFPGKPLISSLAVRSLAAYHALAERTGIDLGLQRIGLLVLFTEDHQVQDFRHTQAAQQAAGVDVELVTAAEAARLNPLVDERTILAAAWSPEAYACDPAAIVRGYATAAQQAGAILRTETPVTGIDPDGRVHTPAGSIRADTVVCAAGPWAGTVAAMADVRLPVTTYPVDMLLTDTPSSAPSDPLPMTMHPSSLRIRSWGDRILVGMGRPAPDETRQAWLQRVSHHLGTAFPALAGNGLETGWSGDLDVSPDGMAFIGRDPARPFLYAAGFSGQGLCQAPAAGEIIRDLVLDKESWTDTSGLSTARCLSGSAETG; via the coding sequence GTGAACCAACTCCCTGAACGCACGGACGCCGTCGTCATCGGCGGGGGCGTCATCGGCAGCTCCATAGCGTGCCGGCTCGCCGAGGCAGGCGTCGGTACCGTCCTGCTGGAGCGTGGCGCGCTCGGATCGGGATCGTCCGGAACCACTGCGGGCGTTGTGCGTACCTACTTTCCCGGCAAGCCTCTCATCAGCAGCCTTGCCGTCCGGAGCCTGGCGGCTTACCACGCCCTCGCCGAACGGACCGGAATCGACCTCGGCTTGCAGCGTATCGGCCTCCTTGTGCTGTTCACCGAGGACCACCAGGTGCAGGACTTCCGGCACACCCAAGCCGCCCAGCAGGCAGCTGGAGTGGATGTCGAACTCGTGACCGCTGCTGAAGCGGCGCGGCTGAACCCGCTGGTCGACGAGCGAACCATCCTGGCGGCAGCCTGGTCGCCCGAGGCCTACGCCTGCGATCCCGCCGCGATCGTGCGCGGCTATGCCACAGCCGCCCAGCAGGCCGGCGCCATCCTGCGCACGGAAACACCCGTCACCGGCATCGACCCGGATGGGCGGGTCCACACGCCCGCGGGCAGCATCCGCGCCGACACCGTCGTCTGCGCGGCGGGCCCCTGGGCGGGAACGGTCGCCGCCATGGCCGACGTGCGCCTTCCTGTGACCACATACCCCGTCGACATGCTCCTGACCGACACCCCCAGTAGTGCCCCGAGCGACCCTCTGCCGATGACCATGCACCCGTCCAGCCTGCGGATTCGAAGCTGGGGTGACCGCATCCTCGTCGGGATGGGCCGCCCCGCTCCGGACGAAACCCGGCAGGCCTGGCTGCAACGGGTGTCACACCACCTCGGCACGGCCTTCCCGGCCCTCGCAGGCAACGGCCTCGAGACCGGGTGGAGCGGAGACCTCGATGTCAGCCCGGACGGGATGGCCTTCATCGGCCGTGATCCCGCCCGCCCGTTCCTCTACGCGGCTGGATTCTCCGGTCAGGGACTGTGCCAGGCACCTGCCGCCGGAGAGATCATCCGAGACCTCGTGCTCGACAAGGAATCCTGGACCGACACGTCCGGGCTCTCCACCGCCCGCTGCCTCAGCGGTTCGGCCGAGACCGGGTAG
- the aspA gene encoding aspartate ammonia-lyase yields MTAAGHRREHDLLGDREIPAEAYWGVHTLRAVENFPITGTPIAAYPHLINALAAVKEAAARANEDLGLLDAERADAIAAACREIRSGAQLHDQFVVDVIQGGAGTSTNMNANEVIANRALEILGHAKGDYHHLHPNEHVNLSQSTNDVYPTAVNVATIIAVRELLDAMTVLREAFAAKAEEFRDILKMGRTQLQDAVPMTLGQEFSAYAVMLEEDQSRLAEAVLLIHEINLGATAIGTGLNAPKGYAEAARTHLAALTGLPLVTAANLVEATQDCGAFVHLSGVLKRIAVKLSKSCNDLRLLSSGPRAGLAEINLPPVQAGSSIMPGKVNPVIPEVVNQVAFEVIGNDVTITMAAEAGQLQLNAFEPVILHSLSESITHLGAACRTLAERCVAGITANTETLRASVENSIGLVTALNPHIGYTAATAIAKEALATGRGVAELVLEQGLLPADRLAALLRPEEIAGTGGDLATA; encoded by the coding sequence ATGACTGCCGCCGGCCACCGCCGCGAACACGATCTGCTCGGCGACCGGGAGATACCCGCCGAGGCGTACTGGGGCGTGCACACCCTGCGCGCCGTCGAGAACTTCCCCATCACCGGTACGCCGATCGCCGCATACCCGCACCTGATCAACGCGCTCGCCGCCGTCAAGGAGGCCGCGGCCCGGGCCAACGAAGACCTCGGACTGCTCGACGCGGAGCGGGCCGACGCGATCGCCGCCGCCTGCCGGGAGATCCGGTCCGGCGCGCAGCTGCACGACCAGTTCGTCGTCGATGTCATCCAGGGCGGCGCCGGGACCTCGACGAACATGAACGCCAACGAGGTGATCGCCAACCGGGCGCTGGAGATCCTGGGCCACGCCAAGGGCGACTACCACCATCTGCACCCCAACGAGCATGTCAACCTGAGCCAGTCGACGAACGACGTCTACCCGACGGCCGTCAACGTCGCCACGATCATCGCCGTAAGGGAACTGCTCGACGCGATGACCGTCCTGCGCGAGGCCTTCGCGGCCAAGGCCGAGGAGTTCCGCGACATCCTCAAGATGGGGCGCACCCAGCTTCAGGACGCGGTGCCGATGACCCTGGGCCAGGAGTTCTCGGCGTACGCGGTGATGCTGGAGGAGGACCAGAGCCGGCTGGCGGAGGCGGTCCTGCTCATCCACGAGATCAACCTCGGCGCCACCGCCATCGGTACCGGCCTCAACGCCCCCAAGGGATACGCCGAGGCGGCCCGTACCCACCTGGCCGCCCTCACCGGTCTGCCCCTGGTCACCGCCGCCAACCTCGTCGAGGCCACCCAGGACTGCGGCGCGTTCGTCCATCTGTCGGGTGTCCTCAAGCGCATCGCCGTGAAGCTCTCCAAGAGCTGCAACGATCTGCGACTGCTGTCCTCCGGGCCGCGTGCCGGGCTCGCGGAGATCAACCTGCCGCCGGTGCAGGCCGGTTCGAGCATCATGCCCGGCAAGGTCAACCCGGTCATCCCCGAGGTCGTCAACCAGGTCGCCTTCGAGGTCATCGGCAACGACGTCACCATCACCATGGCGGCCGAGGCGGGCCAGCTCCAGCTCAATGCCTTCGAGCCGGTCATCCTGCACTCCCTCTCGGAGAGCATCACGCACCTCGGGGCCGCCTGCCGCACCCTCGCCGAGCGCTGCGTGGCGGGCATCACCGCCAACACCGAGACGCTCCGGGCCAGTGTGGAGAACTCCATCGGCCTGGTCACCGCCCTCAACCCGCACATCGGCTACACCGCCGCCACCGCGATCGCCAAGGAGGCGCTCGCCACCGGGCGCGGCGTCGCCGAACTCGTCCTGGAACAGGGGCTGCTCCCGGCCGACCGGCTCGCGGCGCTGCTGCGCCCGGAGGAAATCGCCGGTACGGGCGGTGACTTGGCCACGGCCTGA
- a CDS encoding asparaginase — translation MTQSTTLPPHRTVGDPPAVREPAHVPVAHVVRGGLVEGVHHGSVVVLAADGSVEFQAGDIEAAFYPRSALKPLQAVGLLRAGLPPLDDPSLALVAASHSGEEQHLTAARGILAAGGLTEDELRNVPDLPYDPAVRDEWIRRGLGPTRLAQNCSGKHAAMLLTARARDWHLGDYLDPGHPLQRELAATVEDLTGQGIARVTVDGCGAPLFSVSLLGLTRAAARLATAAPGTEEGRVAHAMREHPEMVSGSGRDVARLVRAVPGLLAKDGFEGVQIAALPDGRAVGVKIADGADRARMPVTAAALAHCGVDAGVLAPFATTPVIGGGAPVGALRAADSLALQAT, via the coding sequence ATGACCCAGAGCACCACCCTGCCGCCGCACCGCACCGTGGGCGACCCGCCCGCGGTCCGCGAACCGGCCCATGTCCCCGTCGCCCATGTGGTGCGCGGAGGACTCGTCGAGGGCGTCCACCACGGCTCGGTCGTGGTGCTGGCGGCCGACGGAAGCGTGGAATTCCAGGCGGGCGACATCGAGGCCGCGTTCTACCCTCGCTCGGCACTCAAGCCGCTCCAGGCGGTCGGCCTGCTGCGCGCGGGGCTGCCGCCGCTGGACGATCCGTCGCTGGCCCTGGTCGCGGCCAGCCACTCCGGCGAGGAGCAGCATCTGACCGCGGCCCGGGGCATCCTGGCCGCCGGCGGACTGACCGAGGACGAGCTGCGCAATGTCCCCGATCTGCCGTACGACCCCGCCGTACGGGACGAGTGGATCCGGCGCGGTCTGGGTCCCACCCGCCTCGCGCAGAACTGCTCGGGCAAGCACGCCGCCATGCTGCTGACCGCCCGCGCCCGGGACTGGCACCTGGGCGATTACCTCGACCCCGGCCATCCGTTGCAGCGGGAACTCGCCGCGACGGTGGAGGACCTCACCGGCCAGGGCATCGCCCGGGTCACCGTCGACGGCTGCGGCGCCCCGCTGTTCTCCGTCTCCCTCCTCGGGCTGACCCGGGCCGCCGCCCGGCTGGCGACGGCCGCCCCCGGCACCGAGGAGGGCCGGGTCGCCCACGCCATGCGCGAGCACCCGGAGATGGTCTCCGGCAGCGGGCGGGACGTCGCCCGGCTGGTGCGGGCGGTGCCGGGTCTGCTCGCCAAGGACGGCTTCGAGGGCGTACAGATCGCGGCACTGCCTGACGGGCGGGCGGTCGGCGTGAAGATAGCCGACGGCGCCGACCGCGCCCGGATGCCGGTGACGGCGGCGGCCCTGGCGCACTGCGGCGTCGACGCCGGTGTCCTCGCCCCGTTCGCCACCACACCCGTCATCGGGGGCGGCGCACCGGTCGGAGCCCTCCGGGCGGCTGACTCCCTTGCGCTGCAAGCCACCTGA
- a CDS encoding amino acid permease, giving the protein MSEQSLRQAERQQQQGAAQDAAQRQPGGHVDAGDAGYQKSLTSRHINMIAIGGAIGTGLFLGAGGRLADAGPSLAVAYALCGLFAFLVVRALGELVLHRPSSGAFVSYAREFLGEKGAFVAGWMYFLNWATTGIADITAVATYTHYWGMFSEVPQWVIALIALAVVLAVNLISVKIFGELEFWFAIVKVGALVVFMLIGIFLLATQHPVAGHSPGPSLISDNGGLFPTGTLAMLLVIQGVVFAYASVELVGVTAGETAEPEKIMPKAINSIMWRVAVFYVGSVVLLAMLLPWSAYSAGESPFVTVLSNVGVPAAGGVMNLVVLTAAMSSLNSGLYSTGRILRSMAMSGSAPRFTGVMSRSQVPYGGILLTSGVCVLGVGLNYVVPSEAFEIVLNFAAIGILSTWAMIMLCHLLFWRKARAGELTRPSYRLPGSPWTEIVTLAFLAFVLVLMWADGGAGRTTVLSLPVIVAALVGGWFLVRGRVGTLRDAAAAQASGEHPDTALPTQRTDTHHSTESTEN; this is encoded by the coding sequence GTGAGCGAGCAATCCCTCCGGCAGGCGGAACGGCAGCAACAACAGGGAGCAGCGCAGGACGCCGCGCAGCGGCAGCCGGGCGGACATGTGGACGCCGGTGACGCCGGCTACCAGAAGTCCCTCACGTCCCGGCACATCAACATGATCGCGATCGGCGGGGCCATCGGCACCGGGCTGTTCCTCGGCGCGGGCGGCCGGCTCGCCGATGCCGGGCCGTCGCTGGCCGTGGCGTACGCGCTGTGCGGTCTCTTCGCCTTCCTCGTGGTGCGGGCGCTGGGTGAGCTGGTGCTGCACCGGCCGTCCTCGGGTGCCTTCGTGTCCTACGCCCGGGAGTTCCTCGGCGAGAAGGGCGCGTTCGTCGCGGGCTGGATGTACTTCCTGAACTGGGCGACCACCGGAATCGCCGACATCACGGCGGTGGCGACCTACACGCACTACTGGGGCATGTTCTCCGAGGTCCCGCAGTGGGTGATCGCGCTGATCGCGCTCGCGGTCGTGCTGGCCGTGAACCTGATCTCCGTGAAGATCTTCGGCGAGCTGGAGTTCTGGTTCGCGATCGTCAAGGTCGGTGCGCTGGTCGTCTTCATGCTGATCGGCATCTTCCTGCTCGCCACCCAGCACCCGGTCGCCGGCCACTCCCCCGGCCCCTCGCTGATCTCCGACAACGGCGGCCTCTTCCCGACCGGGACCCTGGCGATGCTGCTGGTCATCCAGGGTGTGGTGTTCGCCTATGCGTCGGTCGAGCTGGTCGGTGTCACGGCGGGCGAAACCGCGGAGCCGGAGAAGATCATGCCGAAGGCGATCAACTCCATCATGTGGCGGGTGGCCGTCTTCTACGTCGGCTCGGTGGTCCTGCTGGCGATGCTGCTGCCCTGGAGCGCGTACTCCGCCGGCGAGAGCCCGTTCGTGACCGTGCTGTCCAACGTCGGGGTGCCGGCCGCGGGCGGCGTGATGAACCTCGTCGTGCTCACCGCCGCGATGTCCAGCCTCAACTCCGGCCTCTACTCCACCGGTCGCATTCTGCGCTCGATGGCGATGTCCGGCTCCGCGCCGCGGTTCACCGGCGTGATGAGCCGCAGCCAGGTCCCGTACGGCGGCATTCTGCTCACCTCGGGGGTCTGCGTACTGGGCGTGGGCCTCAACTACGTCGTGCCCAGCGAGGCGTTCGAGATCGTGCTGAACTTCGCGGCGATCGGCATCCTCAGCACCTGGGCGATGATCATGCTCTGCCATCTGCTCTTCTGGCGGAAGGCGCGCGCCGGGGAGCTCACCCGCCCCAGCTACCGGCTCCCCGGCTCGCCGTGGACCGAGATCGTGACGCTGGCCTTCCTGGCCTTCGTCCTGGTGCTGATGTGGGCCGACGGCGGAGCCGGCCGCACCACCGTGCTGTCGCTGCCGGTGATCGTGGCCGCGCTGGTCGGGGGCTGGTTCCTGGTACGGGGCCGGGTCGGCACCCTCCGGGACGCCGCGGCGGCGCAGGCGAGCGGCGAGCACCCCGACACCGCACTCCCCACCCAGCGCACCGACACCCACCACAGCACCGAAAGCACCGAGAACTGA
- a CDS encoding FadR/GntR family transcriptional regulator: MNLSDSQTAGDVPRRISAMEAVLNHLRGAIERGEYAVGDKLPSEAELCRRLEVSRPVLREALRALQTMGLTVSRTGKGTFVISDGAVADPTFGDYAASDLLEVRRHVEIPVAGYAAVRHTTEDLDQLNHLLERMEQETDTTAWVAMDSLFHLAIAQAARNPVFRRVIEEIRDALARQSAFLNELGGRREQSNREHRAIVEALVDRSEHDAVEAMAHHLARVETTLTTIVRPQHRTAPSTEDEDHA, from the coding sequence GTGAACCTGTCAGACAGCCAGACAGCTGGCGATGTGCCCCGGCGGATCAGCGCGATGGAAGCGGTCCTGAACCATCTGCGCGGCGCCATCGAGCGGGGCGAGTACGCGGTCGGGGACAAACTCCCCTCCGAGGCGGAGCTCTGCCGTCGGCTGGAAGTGAGCAGACCCGTGCTCCGGGAGGCGCTGCGGGCGCTCCAGACGATGGGGCTGACGGTCTCGCGCACCGGCAAGGGCACCTTCGTCATCTCCGACGGCGCGGTGGCGGACCCGACCTTCGGCGACTACGCGGCGAGCGACCTGCTTGAGGTCCGTCGCCATGTGGAGATCCCGGTGGCCGGTTACGCGGCGGTGCGCCACACGACGGAGGACCTCGATCAGCTGAACCATCTGCTGGAGCGGATGGAGCAGGAGACCGACACCACCGCGTGGGTGGCGATGGACAGCCTCTTCCATCTCGCCATCGCCCAGGCGGCCCGCAATCCGGTCTTCCGCAGGGTCATCGAGGAGATCCGCGACGCGCTGGCCCGCCAGTCGGCCTTCCTCAACGAGCTCGGCGGACGGCGCGAGCAGTCGAACCGGGAACACCGCGCGATCGTCGAGGCGCTCGTCGACCGCTCCGAACACGACGCGGTGGAAGCCATGGCGCACCACCTCGCCCGCGTCGAGACGACGCTGACCACCATCGTGCGGCCGCAGCACCGCACGGCCCCCTCCACGGAAGACGAGGATCACGCGTGA
- a CDS encoding GNAT family N-acetyltransferase, with amino-acid sequence MNPTTPSGTDPEPDILDALQLAADPERATDFAEAAHRILADLVSGGAPLGWADPPGRAEVAELVDRVLRAAHLGDGALRAAYTGRRLVGLGYWLRYARPTNRQHADLEKIAVASEAHGQGLGRSLTSALVEDARGAGIEVLTLDARADNTRALTLYRSLGFREYGRLPDFVAMGGRRYDKVFYMLDFRGNGRHDEESPHPQ; translated from the coding sequence ATGAATCCAACGACACCCAGCGGGACGGACCCCGAGCCCGACATCCTGGACGCCCTGCAGCTGGCCGCCGATCCGGAGCGGGCGACGGACTTCGCCGAGGCGGCCCACCGGATCCTGGCGGACCTGGTCAGCGGTGGTGCGCCGCTCGGCTGGGCCGACCCGCCCGGCCGGGCCGAGGTGGCGGAGCTGGTCGACCGGGTGCTGCGGGCCGCGCACCTCGGTGATGGGGCACTGCGGGCGGCGTACACCGGCCGGCGGCTGGTCGGGCTGGGGTACTGGCTGCGCTATGCCCGGCCGACCAATCGGCAGCACGCGGATCTGGAGAAGATCGCGGTGGCCTCCGAGGCCCATGGCCAGGGCCTCGGCCGGTCACTGACCAGCGCCCTGGTCGAGGACGCCCGGGGTGCGGGGATCGAGGTCCTCACCCTGGACGCCCGGGCCGACAACACCAGGGCCCTGACCCTCTACCGATCGCTCGGCTTCCGTGAATACGGTCGGCTGCCCGATTTCGTGGCGATGGGCGGACGCCGCTACGACAAGGTCTTCTACATGCTGGACTTCCGCGGGAACGGTCGGCACGACGAGGAATCGCCGCACCCGCAGTAG
- a CDS encoding response regulator, producing the protein MIDVLVVDDDFHVAEINAAYVSQVSGFRVTGRAHTAAQALATLERTPVDLVLLDHYLPDENGLALVRRLRQLGHRIDVIMVTAARDVGTIQDAMRSGALQYLVKPFGFSGLRTKLDGYAALRRTVEGVGGRGEAGQEQVDRIFGAFRTAESPHTELPKGHSAATVDLIRRVLDTAGHPLSAHEVAACAGVSRSTAQRYLKHLERSGHITLTLKYGDTGRPEHRYRWAGTH; encoded by the coding sequence ATGATCGATGTCCTGGTCGTGGACGATGACTTCCACGTCGCCGAGATCAATGCCGCGTATGTCTCCCAGGTATCCGGCTTCCGGGTCACCGGCCGCGCACACACCGCCGCCCAGGCTCTTGCCACGCTGGAGCGCACCCCTGTCGATCTGGTGCTGCTCGACCACTATCTGCCCGACGAGAACGGCCTGGCCCTGGTCCGGCGGCTGCGGCAGCTCGGCCACCGCATCGACGTGATCATGGTGACGGCGGCCCGTGATGTCGGCACGATCCAGGACGCGATGCGCTCCGGGGCGCTGCAGTATCTCGTCAAGCCGTTCGGCTTCTCCGGACTGCGCACCAAGCTCGACGGCTATGCGGCGCTCCGCCGGACCGTCGAGGGGGTGGGCGGCCGCGGCGAGGCCGGCCAGGAACAGGTGGACCGGATCTTCGGCGCCTTCCGGACCGCCGAATCCCCGCACACGGAGCTCCCCAAGGGCCACTCGGCCGCGACCGTCGACCTGATCCGCCGTGTCCTGGACACGGCCGGGCACCCGCTGTCCGCCCACGAGGTCGCCGCATGCGCGGGCGTCAGCCGCTCCACGGCCCAGCGCTATCTGAAGCACCTCGAACGCAGCGGCCACATCACCCTGACCCTGAAGTACGGGGACACCGGGCGCCCCGAACACCGCTACCGATGGGCGGGCACCCACTGA